The Haemorhous mexicanus isolate bHaeMex1 chromosome 5, bHaeMex1.pri, whole genome shotgun sequence genome contains a region encoding:
- the SELENOO gene encoding protein adenylyltransferase SelO, mitochondrial translates to MASMLRSARRFGRRLLREASGPAMQQPEGSGGWLGALRFDNLALRSLPVDTSEESGPRTVPGACFARVRPSPLQNPRLVAMSLPALALLGLEAPAAEAEAEAEAALFFSGNRLLAGAEPAAHCYCGHQFGSFAGQLGDGAAMYLGEVLGPRGERWEIQLKGAGITPFSRQADGRKVLRSSIREFLCSEAMFHLGIPTTRAGTCVTSDSTVVRDIFYDGNPKKERCTVVLRIASTFIRFGSFEIFKPPDEYTGRKGPSQDRNDIRIQMLDYVISTFYPEIQEAYSDNTVQRNAAFFREITKRTARLVAEWQCVGFCHGVLNTDNMSIVGLTIDYGPFGFMDRYDPEHVCNGSDNAGRYAYNKQPEICKWNLGKLAEALVPELPLEISQLILEEEYDAEFEKHYLQKMRKKLGLIQLELEEDSKLVSELLETMHVTAGDFTNIFYLLSSFSVDIEPSKFEDFLEELTSQCASVEELKVVFKPQMDPRQLSMMLMLAQSNPQLLALIGTKASINKELERIEQSSKLQQLTADDLLSRNKRHWKEWLEKYRVRLQKEIESVGNADAWNTERVKVMNSNNPKYILRNYIAQNAIEAAENGDFSEVRNVLKLLEHPFQEAEGFQEVKEDAEEEGATATAAVCSQETRSKQSYCSKPPLWASELCVTUSS, encoded by the exons ATGGCCTCGATGCTGCGCAGCGCCCGTCGCTTCGGCCGGCGGTTGCTGCGGGAGGCGTCGGGCCCGGCCATGCAGCAGCCCGAGGGCAGCGGGGGCTGGCTGGGCGCGCTGCGCTTCGACAACCTGGCTCTGCGCTCGCTGCCCGTGGACACCTCGGAGGAGAGCGGCCCGCGGACCGTGCCCGGCGCCTGCTTCGCTCGGGTGCGGCCCAGCCCGCTGCAGAACCCGCGGCTCGTGGCCATGTCGCTGCCGGCGCTGgcgctgctggggctggaggcgCCCGCGGCCGAGGCCGAGGCCGAGGCCGAGGCCGCGCTGTTCTTCAGCGGGAACCGGCTGCTGGCGGGCGCGGAGCCCGCGGCGCACTGCTACTGCGGCCACCAGTTCGGCAGCTTCGCGGGGCAGCTGGGCGACGGCGCCGCCATGTACCTGGGCGAGGTGCTGGGCCCGCGGGGCGAGCGCTGGGAGATCCAGCTCAAGGGCGCCGGCATCACCCCCTTTTCCCG ACAAGCTGATGGCCGGAAGGTGCTGCGGTCCAGCATCCGGGAGTTCCTGTGCAGCGAGGCCATGTTTCACCTGGGAATACCAACAACTCGGGCTGGCACCTGCGTGACGTCGGACTCCACAGTCGTTCGGGACATATTTTATGATGGGAatccaaaaaaagaaaggtgtACAGTTGTTCTGAGAATAGCCTCTACATTTATAAG gTTTGGctcttttgaaatttttaagCCCCCTGATGAATACACAGGACGCAAGGGTCCCAGCCAGGACCGAAATGACATTCGAATACAGATGCTTGATTATGTGATCAGCACTTTCTACCCAGAAATCCAGGAGGCTTATTCAGACAACACTGTTCAGAGGAATGCTGCTTTCTTCAGAGAG ATAACCAAGCGGACAGCAAGGCTGGTTGCAGAGTGGCAGTGTGTGGGGTTTTGCCATGGCGTGCTGAATACAGACAACATGAGCATTGTTGGACTAACCATTGACTACGGCCCTTTTGGCTTTATGGACAG GTATGACCCTGAGCACGTGTGCAATGGTTCTGATAATGCAGGGCGCTATGCTTACAACAAACAGCCCGAGATTTGCAAGTGGAACCTGGGGAAACTTGCTGAAGCTTTAGTTCCAGAGCTGCCCTTGGAAATAAGCCAACTCATCCTGGAAGAGGAATATGATGCAGAATTTGAGAAACACTATTTgcaaaagatgagaaaaaaactAGGCCTAATCCAACTGGAATTAGAAGAAGATAGTAAGCTGGTGTCTGAACTGCTTGAAACCATGCATGTCACAG ctggagacttcacaaatattttttacttgcTGAGTTCATTCTCAGTAGATATTGAACCTTCAAAATTTGAAGATTTCTTAGAAGAGCTTACAAGTCAGTGTGCTTCTGTGGAAGAACTGAAAGTTGTTTTTAAACCACAGATGGATCCAAG ACAGCTGTCAATGATGCTGATGTTGGCTCAGTCTAATCCTCAGCTGTTAGCATTAATTGGAACAAAAGCTAGTATAAATAAAGAACTGGAACGCATTGAACAGTCCTCTAAACTGCAGCAGTTAACAGCAGATGATTTACTtagcagaaataaaagacaCTGGAAGGAGTGGCTGGAGAAATACAG AGTCCGTTtgcagaaagaaatagaaagtgTTGGTAATGCTGATGCCTGGAACACTGAGCGTGTCAAGGTCATGAATTCAAACAATCCAAAATATATCTTGAGGAATTATATTGCCCAAAATGCCATAGAAGCAGCTGAAAATGGGGATTTCTCAGAG GTAAGAAATGTACTGAAACTTTTAGAACATCCATTCCAAGAAGCAGAAGGTTTCCAGGAGGTAAAGGAGGATGCAGAAGAGGAGGGAGCAACTGCTACAGCAGCTGTTTGTTCTCAAGAGACCAGAAGCAAACAATCCTATTGCAGCAAACCTCCGCTGTGGGCTTCGGAGCTCTGCGTTACGTGATCTTCATAA